Proteins from a single region of Pseudomonas sp. 10S4:
- a CDS encoding OmpA family protein yields MRKQLMIPALLAASVALAACSTPPNANLEQARVNYSGLQANPQASKVAALETKDASDYLDKADKAYQDKENQAKVDQLAYLTNQRVEVAKQTIALRTAENNLKNAAAQRAQARLDARDQQIKQLQDSLNAKQTDRGTLVTFGDVLFATDRADLKSSGLVNINKLSQFLQENPDRKVIVEGYTDSTGTASHNQSLSERRADSVRTALVKMGVDPARIVVQGYGKEYPVAENGSVSGRAMNRRVEVTISNDNQPVVPRSAVSSN; encoded by the coding sequence ATGCGTAAACAATTGATGATCCCCGCTCTCCTGGCCGCAAGCGTTGCCCTGGCAGCTTGCTCCACCCCGCCGAACGCGAACCTGGAACAGGCCCGCGTGAACTACTCCGGCCTGCAAGCCAACCCGCAAGCGAGCAAAGTCGCGGCCCTTGAGACCAAAGACGCCAGCGATTACCTGGACAAGGCTGACAAGGCCTACCAGGACAAGGAAAACCAGGCCAAGGTCGACCAACTGGCGTACCTGACCAACCAGCGCGTGGAAGTCGCCAAGCAGACCATCGCCCTGCGCACCGCTGAAAACAACCTGAAAAACGCCGCAGCCCAACGTGCCCAGGCTCGTCTGGATGCCCGTGATCAGCAGATCAAGCAGTTGCAAGACAGCCTGAACGCCAAGCAAACCGATCGCGGCACCTTGGTCACCTTCGGTGATGTGCTGTTCGCTACCGACCGTGCTGACCTGAAGTCCAGCGGTCTGGTGAACATCAACAAACTGTCGCAGTTCCTTCAGGAAAACCCGGACCGTAAAGTGATTGTCGAGGGTTACACCGACAGCACCGGCACCGCGAGCCATAACCAGTCGCTGTCCGAGCGTCGTGCCGATTCGGTACGCACAGCGCTGGTGAAAATGGGCGTTGATCCAGCGCGCATCGTCGTTCAGGGGTATGGCAAGGAATACCCGGTTGCCGAAAACGGCAGCGTGTCGGGCCGTGCGATGAACCGTCGGGTGGAAGTGACCATTTCCAACGACAACCAGCCAGTGGTGCCACGTTCGGCAGTCAGTTCGAACTAA
- a CDS encoding alpha/beta hydrolase, translated as MRILGIFCLLLALGGCSSLLFYPEPGQPFTPDKAKLEFRDVTLTTADGLKLHGWWLPAAKGVEVKGTVLHLHGNGGNLSYHLGGSWWLPKEGYQVLLVDYRGYGLSEGKPSLPEIYQDIDAAFKWLDQAPEVKGKPLIVLGQSLGGSMAVHYLVQHPERQPQLKALVLDGAPASYRDVGRFALTTSWLTWPFQVPLSWLVPDGDSAINSMAQLKGVPKLIYHSIDDNLVPLSNGIRLYQAAPPPRVLQLTRGGHVQTFADPVWRQVMLRYLEDPQHFNGLRRLGEIPNYPVPLNSKDEPPESPQ; from the coding sequence ATGAGAATCCTCGGCATCTTCTGCCTGCTCCTGGCCCTCGGCGGTTGCAGCTCGCTGCTGTTTTACCCCGAGCCCGGCCAGCCATTCACCCCGGACAAAGCCAAGCTCGAATTTCGCGACGTCACCCTGACCACCGCCGATGGCCTGAAGCTGCACGGTTGGTGGCTACCGGCGGCAAAAGGCGTCGAAGTCAAAGGTACGGTGCTGCACCTGCATGGCAATGGCGGCAACCTTTCTTACCACTTGGGTGGCAGTTGGTGGTTACCGAAAGAGGGTTACCAAGTGTTGCTGGTGGACTACCGCGGTTATGGCTTGTCCGAAGGCAAACCGTCGCTGCCGGAGATCTATCAGGACATCGACGCCGCGTTCAAATGGCTCGACCAGGCGCCCGAGGTCAAGGGCAAGCCGTTGATCGTTCTGGGTCAGAGCCTCGGCGGCTCGATGGCCGTGCATTACCTGGTCCAACACCCGGAACGTCAGCCCCAGCTCAAGGCCTTGGTCCTCGATGGCGCGCCCGCCAGCTACCGGGATGTCGGTCGATTTGCCCTGACTACCTCGTGGCTGACCTGGCCATTTCAGGTGCCGTTGTCGTGGCTGGTGCCGGACGGTGACAGCGCGATCAACTCCATGGCGCAGCTCAAGGGCGTGCCGAAACTGATCTACCACAGCATCGACGACAACCTCGTGCCCCTTTCCAACGGCATTCGTCTGTATCAAGCTGCGCCGCCACCGCGGGTGCTGCAACTGACCCGTGGCGGTCATGTGCAGACCTTCGCCGACCCGGTCTGGCGTCAGGTGATGCTGCGCTACCTCGAAGACCCGCAGCATTTCAACGGTCTGCGCCGCCTGGGTGAAATCCCGAATTACCCGGTGCCCCTGAATTCAAAAGATGAACCACCAGAGAGTCCGCAATGA
- a CDS encoding TetR/AcrR family transcriptional regulator, producing the protein MNRAMAQEGAAGIATAVAESVQYQGRKASRQGSEQRRQEILDAAMRIVVRDGVRAVRHRAVAAEAGVPLSATTYYFKDIDDLLTDTFAQYVERSAAYMGKLWASNEGLLREMVVSGDGTPESRSQLADDIAQLMADYVHRQLINRREHLMAEQAFRQEALLNPRLALLVRSHQQILLQGTCQLFEVLGSREPQQDAKVLTAIIGRMEYQGLLNEAEPEAEAEMLGILTRYMHLVLASV; encoded by the coding sequence GTGAATCGTGCAATGGCTCAAGAAGGTGCAGCGGGTATCGCCACTGCGGTCGCTGAAAGCGTTCAGTACCAGGGCCGCAAGGCCAGCCGACAGGGCAGCGAACAGCGTCGACAGGAAATTCTCGATGCGGCGATGCGCATTGTCGTGCGTGATGGCGTACGGGCGGTGCGTCACCGTGCCGTGGCGGCCGAGGCCGGTGTGCCGTTGTCGGCCACCACTTACTATTTCAAGGACATCGATGACTTGCTCACCGATACCTTCGCTCAATACGTGGAACGCAGTGCGGCCTACATGGGCAAACTGTGGGCCAGCAATGAAGGGCTGTTGCGCGAGATGGTCGTCAGCGGCGATGGCACGCCTGAGTCGCGCTCGCAGTTGGCAGACGATATTGCACAGCTGATGGCCGACTATGTTCACCGGCAATTGATCAACCGCCGCGAGCACTTGATGGCCGAGCAAGCCTTCCGCCAGGAAGCGTTGCTTAACCCGCGCCTGGCGCTGTTGGTGCGCTCCCATCAGCAAATTTTGCTGCAGGGCACCTGCCAGCTTTTTGAAGTGCTGGGTTCCCGTGAACCCCAACAAGATGCCAAGGTGTTGACGGCGATTATCGGACGGATGGAATATCAGGGCCTTCTCAACGAAGCCGAGCCTGAGGCCGAAGCGGAAATGCTCGGTATCCTCACGCGGTATATGCATTTGGTACTCGCGTCGGTGTAA
- a CDS encoding DUF4398 domain-containing protein — MELKTMKTSTAKSSFTHLRGLKLAALAIGSTFVLAGCAGNPPTEQYAVTQSAVNSAVSAGGTEFAAVEMKSAQDKLKQAEIAMHDKKYDEARTLAEQAEWDARVAERKAQAMKAEQALKDSQKGVQELRQESQRTVQ, encoded by the coding sequence ATGGAGTTGAAGACCATGAAGACCAGCACTGCCAAATCCTCGTTCACCCACCTGCGCGGTCTGAAACTGGCTGCCTTGGCGATCGGCAGCACCTTCGTACTCGCCGGTTGCGCTGGCAATCCGCCGACCGAGCAATACGCCGTGACCCAATCGGCCGTTAACAGCGCAGTCAGCGCCGGCGGTACCGAGTTCGCAGCCGTGGAAATGAAGTCTGCGCAGGACAAGCTCAAACAAGCCGAAATCGCCATGCACGACAAAAAGTATGACGAAGCCCGGACCCTCGCCGAGCAAGCCGAATGGGACGCTCGCGTCGCGGAACGCAAGGCTCAGGCGATGAAAGCCGAACAGGCTCTGAAGGATTCCCAGAAAGGTGTTCAGGAACTGCGTCAGGAAAGTCAGCGCACTGTGCAGTAA
- a CDS encoding flavohemoglobin expression-modulating QEGLA motif protein: MDDYQQTIRILSDRIVLAQTPIRVLDAVKWDENIRKGFLKAKGKEMPAVDRDYYLNRPLSFDSSKVKLEFQNIERDITRQLGQFNPVGQIMRRMCKEYRMVVRMLEARGTEDFGLISQELYGAASDAFHAGDPTLADLGLMMSDYLNNIDGRGDLKDEPKILTAKDAVHLLQTRLNKVFGEAEETIRVFESDGIVADAAAGADYIKIRADAMFNDRDVRALEVHEGLVHVGTTLNGLNQPICTFLSKGPPSSTVTQEGLAILMEIITFASYPSRLRKLTNRTRAIHMVEEGADFLQVFEFFREQGFEMAESYGNASRVFRGSVPNGLPFTKDLSYLKGFIMVYNYIQLAVRKGKLEQIPLLFCGKTTLEDMRTLRQLVDEGLVVPPKYLPDQFRDLNALSAWMCFSNFLNHLSLDRIEADYSNIL, from the coding sequence GTGGACGATTACCAGCAGACGATACGCATTTTGTCCGATCGCATAGTGCTGGCGCAGACGCCGATTCGCGTTCTGGATGCGGTCAAATGGGACGAAAACATCCGCAAGGGTTTCCTCAAGGCCAAGGGCAAGGAAATGCCGGCCGTGGACCGCGACTATTACCTGAACCGGCCGCTGTCCTTTGACTCCAGCAAGGTGAAGCTGGAATTCCAGAACATCGAGCGCGACATCACCCGTCAACTCGGCCAGTTCAACCCGGTCGGCCAGATCATGCGTCGCATGTGCAAGGAATACCGGATGGTGGTGCGCATGCTCGAAGCGCGCGGCACCGAGGATTTCGGGCTGATTTCCCAGGAATTGTATGGCGCCGCGTCCGACGCGTTCCACGCCGGCGACCCGACCCTGGCCGACCTGGGCCTGATGATGTCCGACTACCTGAACAACATCGACGGCCGTGGTGACCTGAAGGACGAACCGAAAATCCTCACCGCCAAGGACGCCGTTCACTTGCTGCAAACCCGTTTGAACAAGGTGTTTGGCGAGGCTGAGGAAACCATTCGGGTGTTCGAGTCCGACGGGATCGTCGCTGATGCGGCGGCGGGCGCCGACTACATCAAGATTCGCGCCGATGCGATGTTCAACGACCGTGATGTGCGGGCGCTGGAAGTCCACGAAGGCCTGGTGCATGTGGGCACGACCCTCAACGGTTTGAACCAGCCGATCTGCACCTTCCTGTCCAAGGGCCCGCCGTCGTCCACCGTGACTCAGGAAGGCCTGGCGATCCTGATGGAAATCATCACTTTTGCCTCGTACCCGAGCCGACTGCGCAAACTGACTAACCGTACCCGCGCCATTCACATGGTCGAGGAGGGCGCGGACTTCTTGCAGGTGTTCGAGTTCTTCCGCGAGCAAGGCTTCGAAATGGCCGAAAGCTACGGCAACGCCAGCCGGGTTTTCCGTGGTTCGGTGCCCAATGGGCTGCCATTTACCAAAGACTTGTCCTACCTCAAGGGCTTTATCATGGTTTACAACTACATTCAGTTGGCCGTGCGTAAAGGCAAGCTTGAGCAGATACCGCTGCTGTTTTGCGGCAAGACGACGCTGGAAGACATGCGGACCTTGCGCCAGCTGGTGGACGAAGGCCTAGTGGTGCCGCCCAAGTATTTGCCGGATCAGTTCCGCGACTTGAACGCACTGTCGGCGTGGATGTGCTTCTCCAACTTCCTCAATCACCTGAGCCTGGACCGGATCGAAGCGGATTACTCCAACATCCTGTGA
- a CDS encoding pilin assembly protein, protein MKIRELAQHWEENAKGRLTDTGYTIHLDVEAAARLAAITEMYPKRHPEELLGELIGAALEELEASFPYVRGQTVVATDEEGDPLYEDVGPTPRFLALSRRHLHDLSAGSDKQKH, encoded by the coding sequence ATGAAAATTCGCGAGCTAGCCCAGCATTGGGAAGAAAACGCCAAGGGTCGCCTGACCGACACTGGCTACACGATTCACCTGGACGTGGAAGCCGCCGCCCGGCTGGCAGCGATTACCGAGATGTACCCCAAACGGCATCCCGAAGAACTGCTGGGCGAGTTGATCGGCGCGGCGCTTGAGGAGCTCGAGGCGAGTTTCCCCTACGTGAGAGGCCAGACCGTGGTGGCGACCGACGAAGAAGGTGACCCGCTGTACGAAGACGTCGGTCCGACCCCGCGTTTTCTCGCATTGTCCCGCCGTCATTTGCACGATTTATCGGCTGGTAGCGACAAGCAAAAACATTGA